A genomic stretch from Candidatus Woesearchaeota archaeon includes:
- a CDS encoding S8 family serine peptidase: protein MKQAKKGMANNPGGSAGAGSAGCAGSASSSGVLRADAFYSRLFLILCLSFSFLALAEPASADMIAACPVDINSAGTWYLTENLDSASTCINILSSNVTLDCTGLGITGHQNGSGIVVNNSQDVLITNCEVIGFNVGVEASNSDVAVTYGLIFNNSIGISSDSLSAINASFNAIFSNTQWGAFNAAAGPVHAIDNYWGTTLPAEIEVALSGNVEYDPYLTENPYDDLDSDGIINLRDNCKSISNPDQADSDHDGKGDACDINVILNWFVFDPVNEAYSIYPPLLASTETGYFIVQLHDISQKDSTFSSISATSLGPVAQNAFLVQSGQTKLQIQSNANVRWADIYHPAFKLGQDLYYLASTGAGSGTNVEIEISYFPGGSASVLQQLASLNAQIMWEFENTVTLNLSVDSLLNISQNPYVFMIGRYYPVTEKNDVARGITRINAMHQGTYGTILTGAGHNISIMDTGLDTAIGCLGLTDCSTKNPTLMQDFIGRLLEVRLSSALPGNATDTNSHGTHVAGSAVGDGSLSGGMFKGAAPDAKFMYLKQIGNNAAGTQYAMQKGYKILTNSWGGTNCSFAYLPVAQTYDQLTYQFPKSAMLFAAGNEEQNPCGGTGQNSIEPEAVAKNVISVGATESLRALPAPPAAGPHAGNFYVTTSRRITGPPNFNYQSGFPIGTIAGDADNIYDIAGFSSRGPNANPLTANTVRIKPDIVAPGHYIISTRSTVCVDDSDANADGGINHSDCVGRGLPGGPYSAFQGNYSVIDILNSSGNVFVSNFNIRDSDIPGLLVYLNANYFGAPFTTSNVRPIPANPNMPGAATQFYMYNSGTSMATPHVAGSLAVILEYFTKLKGYNDVSSSLMKAMIINGARDIGKLGSPGGMTATNAPDNDQGWGMLSMDDALFPAGLATRLVYKDNEDPNKLKANNDIVSYIALGSVPIRFSKKVNISITLVWMDQPTAVPSHNLVNDLDLLVIDPKGEKFHGNIFKANGFSVPESTRAGKDAVNNVEKVKLQNAVEGFYNISVIAASIAGNPQAFALVVSPVIGADSQNAAGEYDYNFSIGEKVYAAAVGLPNGTSVKVYAIKHSDAVGLAEGQSISSLAQQSSGAVSVMTDNAGTFSGQLLWETSKDIKKIILSNGEFNILVDANNNGKFEASVDVLDYSGRIGFNVKCVNPANGNTCGVVESAISTGVKEQNFNKKDAAFAATDIISEDANKKGKLHIVKKGSLKDGKAYDADPSNTQEQLTFTAGTVQSATTNIWAPDLVGGDYDLVVDLGAGVNPDGIFNSSMDIVDADGFSVLGVVEQVKFAIDSGNTLHAVGVQISKDSSGNEITKLVYGYSLGGTKFTVDREHAELYDWSTDTTVKWKVLREGYGSKFRNPDIAVDSKGNPFIISEIHPTGFEWLIFMALNGTAGTYKTDFGKSIGGSTGNAVDIVIYYWDDFWDPQLSNPRIEIDPTNDMPIILSKVFLMFPDLFYFQQIYPVAAFTVQNVVFPHPLVPTTSTLDIKGGPAVYFGDSLQVATYAREETTGGGVVISHGTVHWPWKWDIPDAVSGEPSRTSNSYQIALDEETKVMSDIATASPRRGSWRWWPVDEVKGLGDDIGNGDLVVDENGDIHVAYYRNLQKYTSSISTVPDRRIFYSKFTAIPLANPPEYPESAIVDYSMPVMVSSDNTLSIHYTPGIDVDKYGRVHLVYPTETHIQYAQFESTVSPGADYDETQISNVQIIDVAPLADIGQNARPTVAVTENGPNIAFRDMDGINSSDNAGYFVRNTGPLDSPVFGTPVQILKPADYSAPPALNFIQMERNKWSKTMRPELYLGWTHILDGEMTFQFKKTLPHTTFLIVIDGMDSAKFNQQLANGNLPRMKQLMADYTSLKATATGIYPQLTFPAYTSMMTGLLPKDHGVPGDRFRASGQVIDLFTDPNKINSHLTSAGTETIFDVLAANSRTMASLEAPITKGIPSDDPNKNTAIDVSFSGGTINNFNDLTTYLNSIDSYDDQSDNDPVDFVSVYLLSQDHGLATASSSMSYTDADSKVGQIIDALAGVNGLEQSIFLITSDHGFGDVSASADKVIKDIHSATKTFTTDNNGYLAYYYLSGSPSNADISAAAKDIQDHNTIIPSSNVLGKLANIYVKQGPLYKNFVAGAVGGNSPAKYQNLFSQYSGDIIITPDTSFYFADAQHKALEKTTLNTVPIIITGNFYKSIIEGTLQLTAPVEQIDIAKTIAYIVGGSDIAQGVGGDGKNIFDPEFSVIVGSPVFVHLYDSQDNHVGILPSGELEATVPLSSYSFDNKTKKIRIDVLQKVDDYKILIDAFGTGNFTLRIRQNLRNESFAIDYPTMNIKQGSVAVVDMLSSPGFTMNFDFDGDSIFEAAVSPKSNIQSQLIDGNLIMAINALQGDKLDIDLLSQYGIRIQGTALNDIADGTIIFSKAPDEGYGGFGFLSVNELLNVNSPDGVEALIGDLNISLKYNTALLDHAVKGSLQLYNIQGGVPSVVPGAILKSNFNLFENIDSTGLYIVGAGDQSPIIHNVEVMPAVSNIANSMFLVVANITDNQALQGVVAKYLGNNYTMSFNIGNGLYETALQAPLADGTYPISVTATDNNNNTAIASYSAFRLDSTPPTVSIISPSDNSVIKDNLAFVKFQVNENVLNASYILDQGPEAQAPLEGFDITPGFGMHNLTVNVLDLALNPATDSISFEIPIDNVEVSELEMPYAAKLGQEIEVAFVARNTGNDSESVTFQLFDNATIVASQALLIASNETVISKFDYVPSLGVHNISVMASPVPGETYLADNRLAQLVKVSDKSVLLVVSDGADPAGSQDYLQAIASAGYDSVFFDTASSIITDKLVNDFRLVIWYTGNSQSTLNGIEAEILQNYILNGGRLFLSGSEIGKDISGTDFYSSGLGAAYTKSVDQLQNIVGIYQDPVSRGLLADIGEGGEEIAASPLANNSQIETVFTYIGANAAGLRKIDPNSKVVYFAFAFEVIASAEDRNIIMSRLIADFNIDDTPPQILSLTPPEKSKLPVNTTNFTLRLETDEVSSCAISEQKGLRFSLMQPFDSADGFIHYSNITNLSNNVAYTRYIKCKDTKNNLLALEYNFSVENRTFIAPTLLPISARTVDEASAIEIFVNVSDEENDPIQLYIKDLPSINFPKPIADRFTLSSQTFMLSTNYDDAGQYKLQVIASDGSGNVTTDFVLYIIDVNRPPVLDFIAPITAKVGNYLYRNITASDPDGDALLFYEDSGLFTVNLYTGGVVFKPKAEQIGNYTVNFSVSDGEYTDYQLVPLEITMTNRPPVIQFMPTMSTLQGALFVYQVNATDPDGDELNFTSNSTAFNITASGLISFTPGISDVGTHIVSVRASDGLLSATRILNLLIYPTNSAPKILDIIKPLFAFPGDQVNITVEACDPELDPLCA from the coding sequence ATGAAACAAGCAAAAAAAGGAATGGCCAATAACCCCGGGGGCAGCGCAGGCGCAGGAAGCGCCGGATGTGCCGGAAGTGCCAGTAGCTCAGGCGTTCTTCGTGCCGATGCATTTTATTCGAGGCTCTTTCTTATTCTTTGCCTATCCTTCTCTTTTCTGGCATTGGCCGAACCTGCATCAGCTGACATGATTGCGGCATGCCCTGTTGATATAAATTCCGCGGGAACATGGTACCTGACGGAAAATCTGGATTCCGCTTCCACCTGCATAAACATCCTGTCTTCAAATGTAACCCTGGACTGCACCGGATTGGGAATCACAGGCCACCAGAATGGGTCAGGCATTGTTGTGAACAATTCACAGGATGTGCTGATTACCAATTGCGAGGTTATTGGTTTCAATGTCGGTGTTGAAGCCTCAAATTCCGATGTTGCCGTGACCTATGGCTTAATTTTCAACAATTCAATCGGCATCTCATCAGATTCATTGTCGGCCATAAATGCATCCTTCAACGCGATCTTCTCCAATACCCAATGGGGTGCATTCAACGCAGCTGCCGGGCCTGTGCATGCGATTGATAATTACTGGGGCACAACCCTCCCTGCGGAGATTGAGGTAGCTCTCTCTGGCAATGTTGAATACGACCCATACTTAACTGAAAATCCGTACGATGATTTGGATTCTGACGGGATAATCAACCTCAGGGACAATTGCAAGAGCATTTCCAATCCAGACCAGGCTGATTCAGACCATGATGGAAAAGGAGATGCCTGTGACATCAATGTAATCCTTAATTGGTTTGTATTCGACCCGGTCAATGAAGCCTATAGCATCTATCCGCCTTTGCTGGCATCCACAGAGACAGGCTATTTTATCGTGCAGCTTCATGATATCTCGCAAAAGGATTCTACATTTTCAAGCATTTCAGCTACATCGCTTGGCCCTGTTGCTCAAAATGCATTCCTGGTCCAGTCAGGCCAGACCAAACTCCAGATCCAGTCAAATGCCAATGTGCGATGGGCTGACATTTACCATCCAGCGTTCAAATTGGGGCAGGACCTTTATTACCTGGCCTCAACAGGCGCAGGGTCTGGAACAAATGTTGAGATTGAAATATCCTACTTTCCAGGTGGAAGCGCAAGTGTTTTGCAGCAGCTGGCAAGCCTTAATGCCCAGATAATGTGGGAATTTGAAAACACTGTCACCTTGAACCTCTCAGTTGATTCTCTCCTGAACATTTCCCAAAATCCTTATGTATTCATGATTGGCAGGTATTACCCGGTCACCGAGAAAAATGATGTTGCGCGGGGGATTACCAGAATCAATGCAATGCACCAGGGAACTTACGGGACAATCTTGACCGGCGCCGGGCATAATATCAGCATTATGGACACCGGCCTTGATACTGCCATTGGCTGCCTTGGGCTCACTGATTGCAGCACCAAAAATCCAACCCTGATGCAGGATTTTATTGGCAGGCTGCTTGAAGTCCGGCTTTCCTCAGCACTGCCGGGCAATGCCACTGATACAAACAGCCACGGCACGCACGTCGCTGGAAGCGCAGTCGGGGACGGCTCCCTGTCTGGCGGCATGTTCAAGGGCGCGGCCCCAGATGCAAAATTCATGTACTTAAAGCAAATAGGAAACAATGCAGCAGGCACCCAGTATGCCATGCAGAAAGGATACAAAATCCTCACAAACAGCTGGGGCGGCACAAATTGCAGTTTCGCATATCTTCCTGTTGCCCAGACTTATGATCAGCTGACCTACCAATTTCCAAAGTCAGCAATGCTTTTCGCAGCTGGCAATGAGGAGCAGAATCCGTGCGGCGGGACCGGCCAAAATTCCATTGAGCCGGAGGCAGTTGCAAAAAATGTCATTTCAGTCGGGGCAACTGAATCGCTGAGGGCACTTCCAGCCCCGCCTGCTGCAGGGCCGCATGCTGGCAATTTCTATGTCACCACCTCCAGGCGAATAACAGGGCCTCCAAATTTCAATTATCAAAGCGGATTTCCAATAGGTACAATAGCTGGAGATGCAGACAATATATATGATATTGCAGGATTCAGCAGCCGGGGCCCAAATGCGAATCCACTCACGGCTAACACAGTGAGAATCAAGCCTGATATTGTTGCGCCAGGACATTATATAATATCCACCAGGTCCACTGTATGCGTGGATGACAGTGATGCCAACGCGGACGGGGGCATCAACCATTCCGATTGCGTGGGCAGGGGCCTTCCCGGAGGGCCATATTCCGCCTTCCAGGGAAATTATAGTGTCATTGACATATTGAACAGCTCAGGCAATGTCTTTGTCTCGAATTTCAACATAAGGGATTCAGATATCCCTGGTTTGCTTGTTTATCTGAATGCAAATTATTTTGGAGCGCCTTTCACAACTTCAAATGTCAGGCCAATCCCGGCCAATCCAAACATGCCGGGCGCTGCCACACAATTTTACATGTACAACAGCGGTACAAGCATGGCAACGCCTCACGTGGCCGGCTCGCTCGCTGTCATTCTTGAGTATTTCACCAAGCTCAAAGGATACAATGACGTTTCGTCGTCATTGATGAAGGCAATGATAATCAACGGCGCCAGGGATATTGGGAAGCTTGGAAGCCCCGGTGGCATGACCGCAACTAATGCTCCGGACAATGACCAGGGATGGGGAATGCTCAGCATGGATGATGCACTTTTCCCTGCAGGACTTGCCACCCGCCTTGTTTACAAGGATAATGAGGACCCGAACAAGCTCAAGGCAAACAACGACATTGTATCATACATTGCATTGGGCAGCGTCCCAATAAGATTTTCCAAAAAAGTGAATATCAGCATCACCCTTGTGTGGATGGACCAGCCAACAGCAGTGCCGAGCCATAACCTTGTCAATGACCTCGACCTTCTTGTTATAGACCCTAAAGGTGAAAAATTCCACGGGAATATTTTCAAGGCCAATGGTTTCTCTGTCCCTGAATCAACTCGTGCAGGAAAGGATGCAGTCAACAATGTCGAAAAAGTAAAACTGCAAAATGCAGTTGAGGGATTTTATAATATTTCAGTCATCGCCGCGTCAATCGCGGGCAACCCGCAGGCTTTTGCGCTGGTTGTTTCCCCTGTCATCGGGGCAGATTCCCAGAATGCCGCGGGCGAATACGATTATAATTTTTCGATTGGTGAAAAAGTTTATGCCGCTGCCGTTGGCTTGCCCAATGGGACAAGCGTAAAAGTTTATGCAATCAAGCATTCAGACGCAGTTGGCCTGGCAGAGGGCCAGTCCATTTCAAGCCTGGCCCAGCAGTCATCCGGGGCAGTGAGCGTGATGACAGACAACGCAGGCACATTCAGCGGGCAGTTGCTGTGGGAAACAAGCAAGGACATTAAAAAAATAATTCTGTCAAACGGCGAATTCAATATTCTGGTCGACGCCAATAACAACGGCAAATTCGAGGCATCAGTAGATGTGCTTGATTATTCAGGCAGGATAGGATTCAATGTCAAATGCGTAAATCCGGCGAATGGCAATACGTGCGGAGTCGTTGAGTCAGCCATTTCAACTGGCGTCAAGGAGCAGAATTTCAACAAAAAGGACGCTGCCTTTGCTGCTACTGACATCATTTCAGAGGATGCCAATAAGAAAGGCAAGCTGCATATTGTCAAGAAGGGCAGCCTCAAGGATGGAAAGGCATATGACGCTGACCCAAGCAACACGCAGGAGCAATTGACATTCACAGCTGGCACGGTGCAATCTGCAACTACCAACATATGGGCGCCGGACCTTGTCGGCGGGGATTATGACCTCGTTGTGGACCTTGGCGCAGGAGTCAACCCGGACGGAATTTTCAACTCCTCTATGGACATTGTGGATGCGGATGGCTTCAGCGTGCTCGGGGTTGTCGAGCAGGTCAAGTTTGCCATAGACTCAGGCAATACACTGCATGCGGTAGGCGTTCAGATCAGCAAGGACAGTTCTGGAAATGAAATCACCAAACTGGTCTATGGGTATTCCCTCGGGGGCACAAAATTCACCGTCGATAGGGAGCATGCAGAATTGTATGACTGGAGCACGGACACAACAGTAAAATGGAAAGTCCTTAGGGAAGGGTATGGCAGCAAGTTCAGGAATCCCGACATTGCTGTTGACAGCAAGGGCAATCCATTCATCATTTCAGAAATCCATCCAACAGGCTTTGAATGGCTTATTTTCATGGCCCTCAATGGAACTGCAGGAACCTACAAAACGGACTTCGGCAAAAGCATAGGCGGGAGTACGGGCAATGCTGTGGACATTGTTATCTATTATTGGGACGATTTCTGGGACCCTCAGCTTTCAAACCCGCGAATTGAGATTGACCCAACCAACGACATGCCGATTATCCTCTCTAAGGTATTCCTGATGTTCCCTGATTTATTCTATTTCCAGCAGATTTACCCGGTGGCGGCATTCACAGTGCAGAATGTTGTCTTCCCACATCCTCTTGTGCCAACCACCTCAACTCTTGACATAAAGGGCGGGCCGGCAGTTTATTTCGGCGACAGCCTGCAAGTAGCGACCTATGCCCGTGAGGAGACCACAGGCGGAGGCGTCGTAATATCGCACGGCACTGTGCATTGGCCATGGAAATGGGATATTCCTGATGCAGTATCTGGCGAGCCATCGCGAACTTCAAACTCATATCAGATCGCACTCGATGAGGAAACAAAGGTTATGTCCGACATAGCCACAGCATCTCCAAGGCGCGGCTCCTGGCGCTGGTGGCCTGTAGACGAAGTGAAAGGTTTGGGGGATGATATTGGCAATGGAGATTTGGTAGTTGATGAAAATGGGGATATCCATGTGGCTTACTACAGGAACTTGCAAAAATATACCTCCTCAATCTCAACTGTGCCAGACCGCAGAATATTCTATTCAAAATTCACTGCAATCCCGCTGGCAAATCCGCCTGAGTATCCTGAGTCAGCAATTGTCGACTATAGCATGCCCGTGATGGTCTCTTCAGACAATACTCTCAGCATTCATTACACGCCGGGAATTGATGTTGACAAATATGGAAGGGTGCATCTGGTCTATCCTACTGAAACGCACATCCAGTATGCGCAATTTGAAAGCACGGTTTCACCTGGCGCGGACTACGACGAAACGCAAATAAGCAATGTCCAGATAATTGATGTGGCCCCTTTGGCTGATATTGGCCAGAATGCACGGCCAACAGTGGCTGTGACAGAGAACGGGCCGAACATTGCGTTCAGGGATATGGATGGCATAAATTCTTCGGACAATGCCGGCTATTTTGTGAGAAATACGGGTCCGCTTGACAGCCCAGTGTTTGGCACTCCTGTGCAGATACTCAAGCCTGCAGACTATTCTGCGCCGCCGGCACTGAATTTCATCCAGATGGAGCGCAACAAATGGTCAAAGACCATGCGGCCCGAGCTTTATCTTGGCTGGACCCATATCCTCGACGGCGAAATGACATTCCAGTTCAAGAAGACACTGCCGCACACAACTTTCCTTATAGTGATTGATGGCATGGATTCTGCAAAGTTTAACCAGCAGCTGGCCAATGGCAATTTGCCAAGGATGAAGCAGCTTATGGCTGATTACACCAGCCTGAAGGCCACAGCTACAGGCATTTATCCGCAATTGACTTTCCCCGCTTACACTTCAATGATGACTGGATTGCTGCCAAAAGACCACGGTGTGCCTGGAGACAGGTTCAGGGCAAGTGGCCAGGTCATTGATCTCTTCACTGATCCAAATAAGATAAATTCACACCTCACATCAGCTGGCACAGAAACGATTTTTGATGTCCTGGCGGCAAACAGCAGGACCATGGCATCCCTTGAGGCCCCGATTACAAAGGGCATCCCATCAGATGACCCCAATAAGAACACTGCCATTGATGTCTCTTTTTCCGGAGGCACAATCAATAATTTCAATGATTTGACAACCTATCTGAACAGCATTGACTCTTATGACGACCAGTCTGACAATGACCCCGTGGATTTCGTATCTGTTTACCTGCTTAGCCAGGATCACGGGCTTGCAACAGCGTCCAGCAGCATGTCTTACACAGATGCAGACTCTAAAGTTGGGCAGATCATTGACGCCCTTGCCGGCGTGAACGGATTGGAGCAGTCAATTTTCCTAATCACTTCTGATCATGGTTTCGGCGATGTCTCTGCCAGCGCTGACAAGGTGATAAAGGATATCCACAGTGCAACAAAAACATTCACAACCGACAACAATGGCTATCTTGCCTATTATTACTTGTCTGGCTCGCCTTCAAATGCTGATATTTCAGCAGCTGCCAAGGATATCCAGGATCATAATACAATAATCCCATCAAGCAATGTCCTGGGCAAGCTTGCAAATATATATGTCAAGCAGGGCCCATTGTACAAGAATTTTGTGGCTGGCGCAGTTGGCGGCAATTCCCCGGCCAAGTACCAAAACCTGTTCTCGCAATATTCAGGCGACATAATCATCACGCCCGATACATCCTTCTATTTTGCTGATGCGCAGCATAAGGCACTGGAAAAAACAACCCTGAATACTGTGCCAATAATAATCACTGGCAATTTCTATAAGTCCATTATTGAAGGCACTCTCCAGCTTACTGCTCCTGTTGAGCAGATAGACATAGCAAAAACCATCGCCTATATTGTGGGGGGGTCAGATATCGCGCAGGGCGTAGGAGGGGATGGCAAGAATATCTTCGATCCAGAATTCAGCGTAATTGTCGGCTCACCGGTCTTCGTCCACTTGTATGATTCTCAGGACAATCATGTCGGAATACTCCCCAGCGGGGAGCTTGAAGCCACAGTTCCATTGTCATCTTATTCCTTTGACAACAAGACCAAAAAAATCAGGATTGATGTATTGCAAAAAGTTGACGATTATAAGATTCTGATTGATGCATTTGGCACTGGCAATTTTACCCTCAGGATACGGCAAAATCTCAGGAATGAAAGCTTTGCCATTGACTATCCAACCATGAATATCAAGCAAGGCTCAGTCGCAGTTGTTGACATGCTCAGCTCCCCTGGCTTCACAATGAATTTTGACTTTGACGGGGACAGCATTTTTGAGGCTGCTGTAAGCCCAAAATCCAATATCCAGTCGCAGTTGATTGACGGGAATTTAATCATGGCCATTAACGCGTTGCAGGGCGACAAGCTGGACATTGACTTGCTGAGCCAGTATGGAATCAGGATACAGGGAACTGCGCTCAATGACATTGCCGATGGGACAATCATTTTTTCCAAAGCTCCCGATGAAGGGTATGGAGGATTTGGATTTTTGTCTGTCAATGAGCTTCTAAATGTCAACTCCCCTGATGGTGTAGAGGCACTGATAGGGGATTTGAACATTTCACTAAAGTACAACACGGCCCTGCTTGACCATGCTGTCAAGGGCTCTCTGCAATTATATAACATACAGGGAGGTGTCCCATCTGTTGTTCCAGGCGCCATCCTGAAAAGCAATTTCAACTTGTTCGAGAACATTGATTCAACAGGCCTGTATATAGTCGGAGCAGGTGACCAGTCGCCAATAATCCATAATGTGGAAGTCATGCCTGCGGTAAGCAATATTGCAAATTCCATGTTCCTTGTTGTTGCGAATATAACTGACAACCAGGCACTGCAGGGCGTGGTCGCAAAATACTTGGGCAATAATTACACAATGTCTTTCAACATCGGAAATGGATTATATGAAACTGCCCTTCAGGCCCCGCTGGCTGATGGGACTTATCCCATCTCTGTGACGGCAACTGACAATAACAACAATACTGCCATTGCTTCCTATTCGGCTTTCAGGCTTGACTCAACTCCTCCAACAGTCAGCATAATATCGCCGTCTGACAATTCTGTTATTAAGGATAATCTGGCATTTGTCAAATTCCAGGTCAATGAAAATGTGCTGAATGCCAGCTACATCCTGGACCAGGGCCCAGAAGCACAAGCGCCTCTTGAGGGATTTGACATAACCCCTGGATTCGGCATGCACAATCTGACGGTCAATGTTCTGGATCTTGCGCTAAATCCGGCGACTGACTCCATTTCATTTGAGATCCCAATTGACAATGTTGAGGTGTCAGAGCTGGAAATGCCTTACGCAGCCAAGCTCGGCCAGGAGATTGAAGTGGCCTTTGTTGCAAGAAACACCGGAAATGACTCAGAGTCCGTAACCTTCCAATTATTTGACAATGCAACAATTGTTGCCAGCCAGGCTCTGCTTATTGCGAGCAATGAGACTGTTATTTCCAAGTTTGATTATGTGCCATCGCTTGGTGTGCACAATATCAGCGTAATGGCTTCGCCAGTGCCCGGAGAGACATACCTGGCGGACAACAGGCTGGCGCAGCTGGTAAAGGTTTCAGACAAGTCGGTGCTCCTTGTGGTCTCCGATGGCGCCGATCCGGCAGGGTCCCAGGATTATTTGCAGGCTATAGCCTCTGCAGGCTATGACAGCGTGTTTTTTGATACCGCATCAAGCATCATAACTGACAAGCTTGTCAATGATTTCAGGCTTGTAATCTGGTACACCGGCAATAGCCAATCTACGCTGAATGGGATAGAGGCAGAAATTTTGCAAAACTACATCCTAAATGGCGGCCGGCTCTTCCTGTCAGGATCAGAAATCGGCAAGGATATTTCTGGAACTGATTTCTACTCATCAGGATTAGGGGCAGCCTACACCAAGTCAGTTGACCAGCTTCAGAATATTGTCGGAATTTACCAGGATCCGGTCAGCAGGGGGCTTCTTGCTGACATTGGAGAAGGCGGCGAGGAGATTGCCGCATCTCCGCTTGCAAACAATTCCCAGATCGAGACAGTGTTCACCTACATTGGCGCAAATGCCGCCGGGCTCAGGAAAATTGACCCAAACAGCAAGGTCGTATACTTTGCCTTTGCCTTTGAGGTAATTGCATCCGCAGAGGATAGGAACATTATCATGAGCAGGCTGATAGCTGATTTCAACATTGATGACACTCCACCGCAGATTCTCAGCCTAACGCCACCTGAAAAATCCAAACTCCCGGTGAACACAACGAATTTCACGCTCCGGCTTGAAACCGATGAAGTTAGCTCATGTGCAATTTCAGAGCAGAAGGGCCTGAGATTTTCATTGATGCAGCCATTTGATTCTGCTGATGGATTTATACATTACAGCAACATAACCAACCTGAGCAATAATGTCGCATATACCAGGTACATCAAGTGCAAGGATACAAAGAATAACCTGCTGGCCCTGGAATACAACTTCTCAGTTGAGAACAGGACATTCATTGCCCCTACATTATTGCCCATCAGCGCCAGGACAGTTGATGAGGCGTCTGCCATTGAAATATTTGTGAATGTGTCAGACGAGGAAAATGATCCCATCCAGCTCTACATAAAGGACCTGCCGAGCATCAATTTCCCCAAGCCAATTGCAGACAGGTTTACTCTGTCAAGCCAGACATTCATGCTCAGCACAAATTATGACGATGCTGGCCAGTACAAGCTGCAGGTAATTGCCAGCGACGGTTCCGGAAATGTGACAACTGATTTTGTGCTCTATATAATTGATGTAAACAGGCCTCCGGTGCTTGACTTCATTGCGCCCATAACAGCAAAGGTTGGAAATTACCTATACAGAAACATCACAGCATCTGACCCTGACGGGGACGCATTGCTATTTTATGAGGATTCTGGTTTATTCACGGTCAACCTTTACACTGGCGGCGTGGTTTTCAAGCCAAAGGCTGAGCAGATTGGGAATTACACAGTGAATTTCAGTGTCAGCGACGGCGAATATACGGACTATCAGCTTGTTCCTCTTGAGATAACTATGACCAACAGGCCGCCCGTGATCCAGTTTATGCCAACGATGTCCACATTGCAGGGCGCGCTGTTTGTTTATCAGGTTAATGCCACTGACCCGGATGGCGATGAGCTGAATTTCACGTCAAACAGCACTGCCTTCAATATCACAGCATCAGGCTTAATCAGTTTCACGCCGGGGATTTCGGATGTCGGGACGCATATCGTCTCAGTTCGGGCAAGCGACGGGCTGCTTTCAGCGACGAGAATACTGAACCTATTAATATATCCCACAAATTCAGCGCCGAAGATTTTGGACATCATCAAGCCTTTGTTTGCATTCCCGGGAGACCAGGTGAATATTACCGTCGAGGCGTGCGATCCTGAATTGGATCCATTGTGCGCCTAA